The region GAATTTTCTTCATGAAACGTTCAACTAGGTCGCAAGCCAGTTCATCTACGCGAGCATCGTTGTTACCGAATTGCGGATATTCGCCTTCGATATCAAAGTCGATAGCCAGGCCATCTTCATCACGAATCGGCTTAACTTTGGCATATTTGATGGCAGACAGGGAGTCAGCAGCAACAGACAGACCCGCGATACCACACGCCATGGTACGGAACACGTCACGATCGTGCAGTGCCATCAGCGATGCTTCGTAGCTGTATTTGTCATGCATGTAGTGGATGACGTTCAGCGCGGTGACATATTGCTTAGCCAGCCAATCCATGAAGTGATCCATACGATCCATCACTTCGTCGAAGTTCAGAACGTCGCCTTTGATTGGTTCTGATTTAGGACCAACCTGCATTTTCAGTTTTTCGTCCACGCCGCCATTGATCGCGTACAGCATGGTTTTCGCCAGGTTTGCACGAGCACCGAAGAACTGCATTTGTTTGCCAACGATCATCGGGCTTACGCAGCAAGCAATCGCGTAGTCATCGTTGTTAAAGTCAGGACGCATCAGATCGTCATTCTCATATTGCAGAGAAGAGGTATCGATGGAGACTTTAGCTGCATAGTTTTTGAAGCTCTGCGGCAGTTTCTCAGACCACAGAATGGTCATGTTTGGCTCTGGAGACGGCCCCATGGTGTACAGGGTGTTCAGGAAGCGGAAGCTGGTTTTGCTCACCAGTGTACGACCATCCAGACCCATACCAGCCAGAGATTCTGTCGCCCAGATTGGGTCACCAGAGAACAGCTCATCGTACTCAGGTGTACGCAGGAAACGTACCATGCGCAGTTTCATGACCAGATGGTCAATCATTTCCTGAGCTTCTTCCTCAGTGATTTTGCCTGCAGCCAGATCGCGCTCAAGGTAGATATCCAGGAAGGTAGAGACACGTCCGAAGGACATTGCCGCACCATTCTGTGATTTCACCGCAGCCAGGTAGCCAAAGTAAGTCCACTGCACGGCTTCCTGAGCCGTCGCAGCTGGGCCAGAAATGTCACAGCCATATTTAGCGGCCATTTCTTTAATTTGGCTCAGCGCATGGTGCTGATCGGCAATTTCTTCACGCAGACGGATTGTTGCTTCCAGATCTTCGCCGTTTTCCAGTTTAGTTTGCAGAGAAGTGAACTGAGCAAACTTGTCTTTCATCAGATAGTCGATACCGTACAGCGCAACGCGACGATAGTCACCGATGATACGGCCACGGCCATAAGCATCTGGCAGACCAGTCAGAACGCCAGACTTACGACAACGCAGGATATCTGGGGTGTAAACATCGAACACGCCTTGGTTGTGCGTTTTGCGATATTCAGTGAAGATTTTTTTCAGTTGAGGGTCCAGTTCACGGCCATAAACTTTACATGAACCTTCAACCATTTTGATGCCGCCGAACGGAATCAACGCACGTTTTAACGGCGCATCAGTCTGAAGACCAACGATCTTTTCCAGACCTTTGTTGATGTATCCCGCGTCGTGAGACGTGATAGTCGCAGCAACATGGGTATCAAAATCAACAGGGGCGTGAGTACGGTTTTCCTGTTTGATGCCTTCCATGACGCTGTCCCACAGCGTTGAAGTCGCTTTGGTTGCGCCAGCCAGGAAAGACTCATCACCTTCATACGGCGTGTAGTTTTTCTGGATAAAGTCACGAACGTTGACGTTATCCTGCCATTCACCTTTGCTAAAGCCTTGCCATGCATTGGCCAATTTTTCATTCAGCTCGGTCATTTTACACCTACCTTTGATATGGATTTCTTAAAACCCGACGTTGCGGCCGATTGCACCTTAGTGGTGCTTGTCTCCACCGCGCAAATAAATTACCCAATATGTTAAACCGACCATTACGCCGCCGCCGATGATGTTCCCTAGGGTGACGGGAATCAGGTTATCGGTAATGAAGTGGCTAACGGTTAAATGTTCAAACTGAGACGGCGCCATGCCAATGGCATTCCAGAATTCCGGGGCCGCAAAATTTTTGATAACGATGCCCATAGGAATCATGAACATGTTGGCGATGCTGTGCTCAAAACCGCTGGAAACGAACATGGCGACAGGCAGAATCATGGCAAACATTTTATCGGTAAGCGTACGGCCAGAATAACTCATCCACACCGCCAGACAGACCAGCAAGTTTGCCAGGATACCCAGACACAGCGCTTCAACGAATGTATGTTCAAGTTTGTGTTCAGCTGTTTGCAGAACGTTCAGACCCCACGCACCGTTTGCGACCATATGCTCTCCCGAGAACCAGATAAGTCCAACGAAGAAAAGCGCGCCAATCAGGTTGCCGACATAAACATTAGCCCAGTTACAGGCTAGTTGTTTCCAGGTAATACGTCCACTGGCTTTGGCAATCACGATGAGAACGGTTGAGGTGAACAGGTCTGCGCCGCAGACGACAACCAACATAAGGCCAAGGGAGAAGCAAATGCCCCCGATCAATTTCGCGATACCGAAAGGAATCGTCGCTGTCCCTGTGGTGGCCGTAATATAAAAGACGAAGGCGATCGAAATAAATACACCCGCAGTGATCGCTAAATAAAACGTCGTGCACGGTTGTTTGGTAGCTTTATAGACTCCGGCGTCTTCAGCAACTTTTGCCATCGCAGCCGGGAGTAATAGAGTAAAGGGGTTGTCAGCTTTCACACTAACTCTCTCTTAAAAATTATCAGCGTTGAGATACTAACAAAGCAGTATACGGTAAAATTTGACGTGGATCATATTGCAAGAAATTAACAGGTCAGAAAGCAGGGTGGGATAGGGCGATTTAGTGCTTAATGTATTGAATTTTATAATAAAAAAATATTTTAAATTTTATAAAAAGAGTTGAATGGCATACGTTAAACCTACCGATTTAGCGTTAATAAAAATCACGTTTTGTAGAATTTCAGTACCACCTTGTCGATGTAATTTAATTAAAACTTCACCATTTAATAACAATGTTCTGATTATGCATTACGAATAATAAATATTGCCCTTTGGATAATAAAATAGCCCTTTAAAATAAAGGGCTATTCGTCGGTGACTATTTGCACGCGATCGCACTCATCGATATAAGACGCGTGCTGACTTCATCATCCTGGCATTATTTTGCTTGCCAATAACGACGTTTCGCCTGTTGCAGTTTTTCATAGGCTGCCAGCAGCGACTGGTGCGCAGGTAAAGAAGTAAAGGTGTCATCGACAGCAAACAGACCATAGAAGCACGCTTCGCCAGCAACGGCGGCACTGGCGGCATCGACGGTCTCACTGCCGTACATTTTGGTAAAGGCATCGTAATATTCTGCCGGATCGCGCTCAGGCTCTTGCGCCAGTAACAGCAGCGTTTGCAGGCAACGGTAGTAGTTGCTGCGCTGTGCCGTAAAGACGGAATCGTTGAAGTCCTGCGTCCACTCTGTCCAGCTTAACGCCTGATCCAGATCGCCGCCGGCCAGTGCCAGCATGGCTTTTAGTTCGCCAACGCGCAGCGTAAACCAGCCATTATCTTTGCCGGTGGCAATGCCGAGCAGCTCGCGTACGCGGGTGAAATCGTCCAGCCCTTCGTCATCCAACTGTTGCAACAGCGCCAGATAGTCTTCTTGTTCCCATTTGCTGTCAGGCAGCGCCAGCAGCGTGTCACGCAGGTGAGCGCCCATGCTGTTATTGGCTAACAACAGATCGTCGGCAGGGTAGATGTCTGACATTCCCGGCACAATGATGCGGCAGGCATAAACAGACAGATGCTCATAGTCAGCAATGTAGACTTCTTTATCTTCCTGCTTGAAGATCGCCATCAACGTAGCGAATTCTTCTTCCGTCGACCCTTTAAAGCTCCAGTCGGCAAATTCATAATCTGCTTCTTTCTTGAACATATCCCAGGAGATCAGACCGCTGGAATCGATAAAGTGGGTTTCCAGATTCGCGTGCTCGGCCACTTCTTCATCATCAAACGTTGGTGGAGTAAACACATCCAGATCTTTCAAACCGCGGCCTTGCAGCAGTTCGGTAACGGTACGTTCCAGTGCCACGCCGAAATCAGGGTGCGCGCCGAAGGAGGCAAAACAGGTACCGTTAGCAGGGTTAAACAGCACCACGCAGATGACCGGATATTTCCCGCCCAGCGAGGCATCGTAAGAGAAAATCGGGAAGCCTTCTTTTTCCAGTGTCGCAATCGCTTCGACCACGCCTGGGTAGCGGTTTAGCACCTCTTGTGGAATTTCTGGCAGGCTGATGGATTCTGCAATGATGCGATTTTTGATACTGCGTTCAAACACTTCTGATAGCCCCTGAACGCGGGCTTCGTTGGCCGTGTTACCTGCGGACATCCCATTAGAGACGTACAGGTTACCGATGATATTCATCGGAATATAGACGGTTTGCTGATCGGACTGGCGGGTAAACGGCAGCGCGCAAATGCCTCTGTCGACATTGCCAGATTGCAGATCGATCAGATCGCTAGCGCTCAGTTCCTGTTCAGGATCGTAGAACTGGTGCAGGCGGGCATCCAAAATCCCTTCCGGCAGGGCATCGT is a window of Pectobacterium punjabense DNA encoding:
- the pflB gene encoding formate C-acetyltransferase codes for the protein MTELNEKLANAWQGFSKGEWQDNVNVRDFIQKNYTPYEGDESFLAGATKATSTLWDSVMEGIKQENRTHAPVDFDTHVAATITSHDAGYINKGLEKIVGLQTDAPLKRALIPFGGIKMVEGSCKVYGRELDPQLKKIFTEYRKTHNQGVFDVYTPDILRCRKSGVLTGLPDAYGRGRIIGDYRRVALYGIDYLMKDKFAQFTSLQTKLENGEDLEATIRLREEIADQHHALSQIKEMAAKYGCDISGPAATAQEAVQWTYFGYLAAVKSQNGAAMSFGRVSTFLDIYLERDLAAGKITEEEAQEMIDHLVMKLRMVRFLRTPEYDELFSGDPIWATESLAGMGLDGRTLVSKTSFRFLNTLYTMGPSPEPNMTILWSEKLPQSFKNYAAKVSIDTSSLQYENDDLMRPDFNNDDYAIACCVSPMIVGKQMQFFGARANLAKTMLYAINGGVDEKLKMQVGPKSEPIKGDVLNFDEVMDRMDHFMDWLAKQYVTALNVIHYMHDKYSYEASLMALHDRDVFRTMACGIAGLSVAADSLSAIKYAKVKPIRDEDGLAIDFDIEGEYPQFGNNDARVDELACDLVERFMKKIQKLNTYRGATPTQSVLTITSNVVYGKKTGNTPDGRRAGAPFGPGANPMHGRDQKGAVASLTSVAKLPFAYAKDGISYTFSIVPNALGKDDNVRKANLAGLMDGYFHHEASIEGGQHLNVNVMNREMLLDAMENPEKYPQLTIRVSGYAVRFNSLTKEQQQDVITRTFTQSI
- the focA gene encoding formate transporter FocA — translated: MKADNPFTLLLPAAMAKVAEDAGVYKATKQPCTTFYLAITAGVFISIAFVFYITATTGTATIPFGIAKLIGGICFSLGLMLVVVCGADLFTSTVLIVIAKASGRITWKQLACNWANVYVGNLIGALFFVGLIWFSGEHMVANGAWGLNVLQTAEHKLEHTFVEALCLGILANLLVCLAVWMSYSGRTLTDKMFAMILPVAMFVSSGFEHSIANMFMIPMGIVIKNFAAPEFWNAIGMAPSQFEHLTVSHFITDNLIPVTLGNIIGGGVMVGLTYWVIYLRGGDKHH
- the ycaO gene encoding 30S ribosomal protein S12 methylthiotransferase accessory factor YcaO; the encoded protein is MTQTFIPGKDAALEDSIARFQQQLQDLGFNIEEASWLNPVPNVWSVHIRDRDCPLCFTNGKGASKKAALASALGEYFERLSTNYFFADFYLGKTIANGDFVHYPNEKWFPIPEDDALPEGILDARLHQFYDPEQELSASDLIDLQSGNVDRGICALPFTRQSDQQTVYIPMNIIGNLYVSNGMSAGNTANEARVQGLSEVFERSIKNRIIAESISLPEIPQEVLNRYPGVVEAIATLEKEGFPIFSYDASLGGKYPVICVVLFNPANGTCFASFGAHPDFGVALERTVTELLQGRGLKDLDVFTPPTFDDEEVAEHANLETHFIDSSGLISWDMFKKEADYEFADWSFKGSTEEEFATLMAIFKQEDKEVYIADYEHLSVYACRIIVPGMSDIYPADDLLLANNSMGAHLRDTLLALPDSKWEQEDYLALLQQLDDEGLDDFTRVRELLGIATGKDNGWFTLRVGELKAMLALAGGDLDQALSWTEWTQDFNDSVFTAQRSNYYRCLQTLLLLAQEPERDPAEYYDAFTKMYGSETVDAASAAVAGEACFYGLFAVDDTFTSLPAHQSLLAAYEKLQQAKRRYWQAK